In Phoenix dactylifera cultivar Barhee BC4 chromosome 1, palm_55x_up_171113_PBpolish2nd_filt_p, whole genome shotgun sequence, the genomic stretch CCTCTTTGTGAAAATTTAGAATATTATTTCTATGCTTTTGTGTTCTGTAGATAATAGAATATGAGACTTTTCTTGTGGCAAAAGTAGATTTTCTTCTATTTCATGACCTTCAAGTCACTGATCTGATATCAACTTATTGAGGAAACACTCAATTTGTTAATAGTTCTTCTAGTCCCATGGTTGCCATAGGGCTAAAGTTGTGTCAATAAGTTGTTTTCTCTAGGTTAATTTTGCAGCATTGGAGCGCTACAGATGGATCATTGAAAGAGTACGATTTTATGGAATGAAGGTGATGCTTACTCTGTTCCATCATTCACTTCCTCCATGGGCTGGAGAATATGGAGGGTGGAAGCTGGAGAAAACAGTTGATTATTTCATGGATTTTACAAGGTAAAAAATTATACCTATTATATGAACTTTCAGATTGTTATTACATATTCAATAAATCTTGTTTGTCGCAGAACTTAAGAGGGATCAAAATATAATACCTGTTATAATGCTCAAGTTAATATCTATCTACTTTTCATGCCATGAAACTGATAGTTATCTACAATATGACATCTGTGTCACCTGCCGTATAAAGATTTCAAAAATCTCAATTTGAATattgtcttttttttccttatagCAGAAGGATCACAAGATGATTTGATGGAACCTGTTGTGTGTACATGAAGGATAAAATCTATGGTTAGGAAACATTTTGTTGTATAGTTCTTTGTCATTGAGTTTAATTACGAGTAAGACTATAGTAAGAAAGAAACTATTATGCATGTTGTTTAACTGAGGTAATGCACTAACACCTTGTGTTGTAAAACAACTAGCCTTGCCCCATCCTTGCATCTTTGGCTTAATAGAACAAGGGATGATCCAGCAAAGTTCAAGACCATTATACATGACCGGCAGTCAACCTGTATAAACCCTCTGTGGCTGATGCCAAATTCCTGACAATAGCAGCGTTAAGAGGGGAGGCCTATCAAGAAACTTGAAGGTTGGTAGAAAAGTGGGGACATGTGTCTTATTAGTTATGCTGTTGGAATTCATTCAACCAAGGAGCAACACTCTAAGCTTCCCGAGACTTAGAGTCTAGACAAAGAGAGTTGAAGGCAAAATTTGATATACGgcatttgattattttttgagGCAAAAAGTACATCACAGAACCAAACATGTAATACAAGCCCCAGCAGTAAATAGTCTAATTCACAAGTTGAAAAATTAACCAGGGGATTAAAGATTTTCTGTTGCATAACATGTGAATATGCTACCCACGAGAAATATGATTGCTAGCATAACATTATTGAATTATTAAGAGTAATGTTTAAGTGCTATTAAATGGAAAGTTTTAATAAGTTAATTTTCTTTAGCCACTGGAATTCTgcagttttatctcaaattgttAGATAGATCTCACCTGAGACTGCAAAAAATCAGTAGATTACTAAATTTTACTTGAATCACATGCAACCCAGCGTACTTTTCAAGAATCCTATTGGACCTTGTGTTCTTGTTTTATTTAATCTTTGTGACTAAAGGCATTTGTGTACAAtctaaggaaatttcagaaaataaaagGAACTGGTGAAATGCTGTCCGCTATGCTAACCTTGGCTTCCTGTATCCATTTACTTAAAGTTATGAGATATAGGTATTCAAATGCATTTGCTTCACAGTTAGAGAGGAAAGTTGTTAAGGAGAGGAAAGTCCTATTTCAGCGGATATGTTGTTCCATTCTATTATTTTGTTATATCATGTGACAAGATAAAAGAACTGGAtttcttgttcttgttcttgTTGTTTCTCCTGCATTTACTTGTTCATTCTGGAGAGGACTAGAGACTATGGCTCATTTGTCGAGTTTTACTTCCAGAGCTCAGTCAATGATGTTGCGATTCTTGGTATGCAGGCTTGTTGTTGACCGTGTATCAGATTTGGTGGACTATTGGGTAATATTTAATGAGTCTCATGTATTTGTTATGCTAACTTATTGTGCGGGTGCTTGGCCTGGTGGACATCCTGACATGATCGAGGTAGCAATGTCTGCCTTACCTACTGGTGTTTTCAATCAAGCCTTGCACTGGATGGCTGTGGCACACTCAAAGGCCTATGACTATATCCATGGAGAAAGGTTGTGTGGAACTTCATTGACAGTTTCTTAGCATATCCTGCTCTACATGATAGAGATATAACACATATAAGATTTATATAATATCATCTGCCATGCACCTTCTACTCATGTAATAATGAATTTCAGGGTTATGTTGTTGTCAATTACCGAACTGGTTTGATATTTACAGAAGTTTTGTTTGACTAGCAGCAAGAGTAGCCAGAAACCTATTGTTGGGGTTGCACATCATGTCTCTTTTACAAGACCCTATGGTCTATTTGATGTTGCTGCTGTTGCACTGGCTAATTCATTGACACTTTTCCCCTATGTGGATAGCATCTCTGACAAGCTAGATTTCATAGGCATTAACTATTATGGACAGGTTAGCACTTCTATAACATCATATCCCTGAAAGCTTTAATCCACTGCAAATGGAACAGGGCTGACATGGTTGTTAATATCCAGGAAGTAATTTCAGGGCCTGGCTTGAAGCTTGTGGACAATGATGAGTATAGTGAATCTGGACGTGGCGTTTACCCTGATGGTTTATACCGTATTTTGCTTCAGTTCCATGAAAGATACAAACACCTGAATCTGCCATTCATTATTACTGAGAATGGAATTTCTGATGGAACTGATTTGATTCGACGCCCATACTTGCTGGAGCATTTATTGGCTGTATATGCAGCCACTATAATGGTTTTTACCCTCGTCTTGATATATACCGCCTATTGTGAATAACTTTTCCTATGCTAAAACATGGATAAATGTCCATGTTATGTAGGGTGTTCCTGTGCTTGGTTATTTGTTCTGGACAACATCAGATAATTGGGAATGGGCTGATGGATATGGTCCCAAGTTTGGACTTGCGGCAGTCGATCGTGCCAATGACCTAGCACGTAAACCTCGCCCTTCGTACTATTTGTTCTCCAAGGTAACAAACTTCAGAGGTAGTAAATCTTGTACAGAACTTTTTGCAGTGTCACATTCTCCTGCTGAAAATTATATGGACTGGCCATAATTAAAGATGCTAGGACAGTTATATCAATGCATCGAAGTTAAGAAAATCGAACTAACTAAATTTggattccatttttttttggtaagtcAATGATATTCTAGTATTATGTAATGTATTTTGTGATATGTTGGCcatccaagaagaagaagaaaagatttcCCTTTCATTGTCTAGTCAGCATGTGGTCACTAGGCAGAGACTGGAGCTGGTTTTCTGTCTGAGTATTATACAATATGAGACTCTTAAGATTTCTTGGagtattaaatataaaaaatcacTATGTGAAATAGGCATGATTTAGGATAATGATATATGGGATCATCTTATTCAACTCGGTTGAAATTATGCTGGGCCTCATGGTAGGAAGCTTTTAACTTCTAGCCTATATGAGCAGTCATTTCATAAGCACTTTCAAAAATAACATATAATATATGTACATCTATTGCCAGATACTATGATTTTCTTAAGCTATTATCTTCCTATATTTTTCTTCTAATGATGGTGCTTCTTGTTACTTCTTTCCATTTATTGGTCTACAAGGGAACTGTTATGCTGTTGACGTTTAGAAAAGTTATCCACCATTTTTTAAAATCATcatttcttttttgagaaaataaaGTCATCATTTCTCCTTGTCTGTGTTTCTGCACTTGGTTTTTGATATAATAAAACGAAATTTTGAATCAATGAAATGATTTTCATGCTCTACATTGTCTAATTATATGAATTCCTGTGAAATATTATATGTTACTTATTTTCCCCCTTGTTCTTTTGATGCCTTGTTATTCTGTTATATGTGATTGGCAGCAGCTTTATTTCAGGTGGTGAAAACAGGCCAAGTCACAAAACTAGACAGGGTTCAATCTTGGAGAGAACTCCAGCAAGCTTCTCTAGCAAAGAGAACGAGGCCGTTTTACCGAGCAGTGGACAAACATGGACGTATGTATGCAGGTAAATATGCAACTCTTGAATAATTTAGTGTCATTCTTATTCTGTTCGTCAATCATTTAATGATCCAATGCTCTTAGGATGTTGTTTCTGTCTCCACTCAATCAGGTATCATATGCACATTCTCCTTGACATCCAAGAAGTCACCTTTCTAGCAACAGTAATGCTACAATTAATAAAACTCTTACAGCACATGGTTATTAGAATTTGTATGTCTGATGAAAATTCACAATCTGTTGCAGATGCATATTGGTGCATATTTATGACTAGTCCATGGGCCTCATGAGTGAGGGACTGAATATATCCCTCATACCCTACTCAAAATATTCAGAAACAGAGAATAGTATGTAGATCCTATAGAAtctaatctctttgaaatttgCTAGTTTTAATGGACTCTCTTCTGTATAGTTGTTATGTTGAGCAGCCTTTTCAGAGATCATTGGTGACCCTTAAGGAATGACTAAACAATGCTTGCTGAATTTTGTTACATGGTGTTTCTTTAGCATACCATACATTTTATGGCTAATAACCAATGTTGATATTGCAAAACTTTACTTTTATCTAGTATGTAAATGCGAAATGGATTTGGAGGCCTGACAATGTATGTAGCAAAATCCTTGAAGGGCAGAAATTTCTAGGCATTGATTAGGCAACTAGAGCCATGTTAACATGATTCCTCTATTGGTTTTATCTTTTAGACATGGATTTTGGAGAAAGGCTATGAGAACAAGGAATTGACATGGCTTATTGATATACAGGTAGCAATTTCTATTATATACAGGTAGGGACCAGATGATGTGTCCGGTTTGTCTCGATATGTCAACATGCTCTATCTATACTAATGTACATCAAACACTAGTGTTAGCTTTTCCCAGTAATTTTATTGACCAACATCCAAGTCACTTTTTGTGCATTTGTGCATGCCTGTGCAGAAATCCAGAAATGATAAAAATACTCTAGCAGCTAAACCTTTTGTGCATTAAAGTTTATTTTCTTGcaatgaaaaatatatgtatttaAGAAGTCATTTATTGCAAATACCACCCAGATATTTTTGGTCAATAGGCTCGGGTATCATTGTGTAGTGCATTTTGTGTGCTGGATCATCATTACCATCATCATTAAGGATGCAGGCTTAAGAGCTAGATCATTGGAGATAATGTTTATTCCTTTAGAGCATGTAGTACTACCAAATATTCATCGGGGCTATGAGGTGCTCGAAATGGGGTTTGAATGGCAAAATGCTGGAGTATAGGTAAGTCAGTGATGTGGAACACACTTCAAATGCATTATAGCTTAGAGGTTTGCTAATCACATAATGACTAGTATAATGACAATGTCTGATATTTATCTCAACATGATGTCGTCTGATATTTATCTAAAACATGACAATGTCTGATATTCATACCAAAAAAATGGTTTGTACTACAAAATTAATATTCATTTGCTGCTCAAGAAGAGATCGTTTTGGACTATTCTAACTGGAAGAGCAGTGTAGGTAATTGTGGTGGAAAGGCTTTAAAACTATGATCTCCAATCACCAACCACGTCTAGTCCATGGCTCCGTTGAGATATATatgaatccttttttttttcttttctattttacaAGTCTCAGGTTTGCATTCTACGAGAAAGACTGGAAAAGGCTCAGCATGGAAGCACTGAGCATACATTACAGCCTGCAAGTAAACTTTAATGTGGTTTCTCATTGTATTTGCCCACCTTACTTCAGAAAGGCTTTTCCTACATGTTCAAGTTCTGATAGGAATGTAAATATTCAGATTTCTAGTGCTCATCAAGTTATGGATCGAGCCTCCATGAAAACCTAGTTGCAGATGATATCATTTATGATCAAGTTCTAGACCACCATAACATTTTGGTCCTATAGCCCAAATATTGCTTCTGTTGTAGATGCAGAAATCACTTTTAGGATTGTGTTGAACATAATCTAATTTTgatttcaaaattgaaatctCCTTGCATAAATCAAGATCAGTAGAAGCCACTACAATTGCTGCGCTGCACTTCTTCAAGAGTTGGAGTATTTTGGGGAACTTAAAAGTCCAGGAAGATCACTTGCTTTTGTGGAACTCATTGCAGGCTCTGATTCCTCTGTAATCCGATTTACttgttcctctcttctttctgctCTTTCTGTTACTTCtgcttttctcctcctctcttttcttctttcttctatgTAAATATTATGTTCTTGCTCAAGTTAATGGGCTTTGCCCTCCCcttacattaaaaaaaaggaagtcaGAActgacattaaaaaaaaaaaaaatcagaactgACAAGTTGCTAGTGATATTTCATGGTTGCAGAGTGGGATGCCAATCTAATGCCCAATTTTCATTTGAAAATCGATTTACAAACATTAGGTTTTTATTCTGAGCTCTTAGTTCTTTGCCCAAATTTATTGTTTGTCTATTTCATTATTTACAGGAGGGCTAGATGAACCTATTCATCGACCTTATATCCAAAGGGATTGGCGGTTCGGGCATTATGAAATGGATGGTTTGCAGGACCCCTTTAGCCGCATGTCAAGACTTTTTAACGCACCATTTTCACATAAGAAAAGGGTTCATCAATCAGAAGATGATGATATGGTTCTTCAGCCTGTTGGCCTTTGAAGACTGTTCCATGAACTGCAAAGAACAAAAATGCCTCTATTGTTTGCTTAGACTTTAGGGATTCTTCAGCGATGAATGCCTTCAACAATCAATACACTGGAGGGAATTACAAACTCCTTGAAGCTCTTTGGTGAGTCTTGAAGTGCACCACTGGCAGACATTTTGTATGAACCATTAGGCTTTAATCCAACTTATATTTCGTTTGTGCAGGCTACTCTCCCTTCACTGAGCAGTAACTACATAAATGTTTCTTCAATTTGTTGCTAGTTCCATGTCTTAAGGTCAGGAGCCAATTGAAGTGACATCAAGTTTATTGATTTGTCTATTGTGAAATACGTTTTCTACCAAACTGTTGTATTATAAGCCAGAAACTGCTAGCTTTTTAACTATTCAATGCTCTTATCTATGGCAAAGCCACGCATCTTGAAAAAAAGAAGCTTCTTGTTGATGCCCAAAGTATTCTGAAAAGGCAAAAGCTGTTAGCAGATTGGACATTGTAAACATGATGAGCTTGCCAATgctttattattgtgttggtacaCTAGACCCAGCAATTTTAGACAAGATGCTAATGGTTACAAGAGCCAAGATTctaatgatttatgcatattacTATTTAGACCTGCAAGCTGTTTAGGAAGGAGTTCATCCAATTTTCCTAAGCCCAGAGTCCAGGGCATGTTTGGTGTAGCTTCAactttataaaaggaggagaagataGAAACTGGCTTCTGTAGCTTCTGCCAAAAGTTCTTTTTGGGGTTTTCTTCTTATAGAAGCAATTTTTATATAATGGTATTACACATATATATTTtctagaagttttttttttgtttgttttttatgTTGCATAAGCACTTATTTTAAGCAATACCAAGCATGCCGCTATAGAGGTTTTTcttcatttataaatgggcttagATTTTCTAGAGATGCATGTATACACAAACTCAttcaaaatgaagggtttggatTGGATTTTTGAGAACAAGTGCCTAATTATTGATGCGTAGGTTTGAGTTTAGATGGTTGAGAACCAACCATCTCACAGATTTAACATAGTTAATAATATCTAAACTtttttatatggttcagtttactTAGAAAAGAGGAAAAGCTAAAAAGAGTAATGAACAAGACAGGCCATGGGATTCTGGAATATAGGCTTGTATTTTTACCTAGATTTATGTTTAGTTATTTTATGACTATCATATGTCCTAGATTTGTAAGTTTATGTTGACTATGGTGATGTATTTGATGTTAGATTTGATTTTGTTTATTTGTGATCtttgtatattatttttttctttaattttcagTTATAGGAATGAATGATAAGTGAAATCAAATAGGTTGGAAGGTGGTTATGGATTTATGTAAGTAAATGAATTGAGTACGGTTTGGATATGGGTTGAGAGATCAACTTGATCCAAACCCAGTGCAACCGGACCCGTTTCCACTCCTACTTCTAAAAGAGGGACAGCTTTCCAGGTCTTCAACCCACCTCTCCTTGTagctttcttatgttcttcaagATGACTGAGAGTCTAAGACAAATGGGCACATAAATACAAAATTTTAAGGTAGAATTGTTTACCATTCAAAGGCCAACATCTTCTCTCAccaaacgagagagagagagagagagagagagagagcgagctcACAGTATTCATTTGAAATGTGAATTGGCCATGCTTTAGAGGCTACACTCCTGTGCTTAATAATCAAAGATTCTAGTTTCAATGTGCAATACCAAAAATTGGATTTGGATAATTATAATATAGATGggacttccttcttttcctttttcttaaaaaaaattaggttttttgcatgaatattcttatcaatatcaaattttatatgaatatctacccaaaaataatattttcatgtATACCTTCATGAAACACTTGTTTTAAtattctaccctttttttttattcttgtttttttATATGTACCCACGTTATCTAACATCGTTAAAAATTaatagtttcaaattaaaatgattaaaatactcttaatgggtagatgtgcaaaaagaaaataattatatGACGACCGTGACGGAggataaaaaagtaatttcaaaattttattttatttttaattaaaataaatatggtttttattaatagTGTTTGAAGAACAAGGGCATTTGTACAAAGAAGATGTTCAAGATGATGTGGAGATTCATAAAAGGTGTTCATgtaaaaatccaaaaaattatattaaaagatTCATAAAAGTTACAAATTGCATTGGACTTGGTCAATAAGACTAAGTTGATTGTATACGATAGATGTGACAAGTATGACGGATCCACCACATATTTGTCTACTTGAATCCTAATCTGAGATGCTTTCCCATATTTCTTCCAGGACATTGGATGGTAGCTAATGTTTAGCTTTCAGCCTTTATACTTTTTGAACGGTCTTGCAGTGCATTGAGTTGGGCAACCTTTTCAAGTTCAGAAAAGTCTGGGCGTTCTAAAGGATATCTCAATCAAGGTATGGTGGTTCTTCTAGTCTCGACATTGATGGACAATGCCAAGTTAACCTCACGGCTCTTGAGGAAATTGCAATGAAGGCCCTAGCTTCAGAAGAATATACAATAGCTGAATAAAAGTTCTTTCAGGAAGAGTGGGGTGCACAGAAACAGCTGAGTAAAGCTAGGTGCAGTGATCCGGAACTACTCTTGATGAGATGAATAAAGCTAGGTGCATCTGACCTAATTCTGTAGCCAAAATCTCTCATTCAGCAACTGACACATGGAAATCACTTCATGGGGACCAAGATCTTAAGTGGAAACTTTTGAATCAAGCATCTGACTTCACATCTGTAGGTGGACAGAGAAGGGAAAAGGTAACTAACCCTGGAAACTCTGCGTCCAGATCACATCCCTTGCCTCAATGCCTACATTTGTATTTTAAGAGTGATTACTAAGAAATTGAATGACTCAGATAGGCCAcaagaaaagttaaatatggaaAAGGAAATAATTGACTCATTGGATATAAAATGTAGGAGAGGCTGTTGCAGATGCTGTTCAAATGATCTGGACTGCAAGAAAAACATATGCAACAAAAGTTCTTGTTTTAAACTTCAGAGAATTCACAAGATTCTTGCTTGCTCTTTGACTACTTGAATATTTCTATTGATGGTCAAGGTTTTTTCACATGCACTCTTTGATTGCTGTACCTCTCGGATTGGTGTGTTTGAATGTGAGCCATTAAATGGTGGAAAAGGTCTTAGATTCTTTGAGATGAATGAAGTATCAAAAGTGTAGGAATGCTTTATGGGTATAAGGTTGCCAATGAAATCAGTCTATGCAACAAGATGACTGCACCCATCTGCTACCTTTGTAAGCTTCACCACCCATCCAGATCAATAAACTGTCTGCAAATAATTCATGACTTGTTCATGAAATACTCATGGACTCATTTGATGATGTTATATGTAGCTACTGTTATTCTTGCCATTGATTTTTGTCACCATCACCTGATTCTTGTTCTTGTCCCTCCAATATTTTTCTGCAGATATTAAATTCACCACTTTCATAGTTAAATTACTTTATTATTCTTAAACTTCTGAATTATTTGCAAACTTATAATGAGTTTTCAAGTGCTCGAGTCCGGTTACTTTAAAACTTAATCCAAGGGGAAACTGATATAATATAGTTAACCAGTTGCAGTAAAAAAAAATGGTAACTACTGTAGTACTCCAGAAAAAGTTGATCAGAAAAAGTTCCAGTTGTAGTTATCGATATTGGAGTTGGTAAGCCCAACATTGCGGTCCCAACTTTTAGATCTCTGGAAATCTCAACTATATGATGTCCCCATTTTATTCCCAAAAGGCCCTGGAGCAAAAGATGAGACCTTGTGGTCCCTATACTAATTCTTCTATGCACAACCCCATATGGATGTGATTCCCATCACCCCAACCTTCCTTGGCTATCCCCAGCCTTTCTGCAACCATAATTCATTAGTTCAAAAATTTTGGCAACTTCCATGAGACCCTTCTGTATCTTTCTCATTACAATACTTTTCTTTCTCTCATTCATTAAGAGCATCAAACCTCTGCAGGAAGAAGTACACCAAAATGACCAAGAGTCTGATAGAGTTTTTAATCTCCCTGGCCAGCCTAGGAGCCCATCCCTCTCCCATTTCTCAGGCTACATCACAGTGAGCAGAGAGAATGGGAGGGCCCTCTTCTATTGGTTCTTTGAGGCCCAGACTGAGCCCTCCAAAAgacctcttcttctttggctcAATGGAGGTAATCTTTTATCTCACACATTAGTCCGCAACCATGAGCACTAAATGACCATACAAGACATTCTGCGCATTTAATCATCATTCATAGTTTAATGGGTGTTGGTGTTTGGACCTTAAAGATAAAGAGCtttatttccttcttcttcttcttcttcttcttcttcttcttcttgctcttgTTTTGTAGGCCCTGGTTGTTCATCAATAGGCTATGGAGCAGCTGTGGAGATGGGTCCTCTCAGGGTCAAGAGATATGGAAGAGGGCTTGAGTTCAATAAATATGCTTGGAATAAAGGTCTTATGACAATCCTTCTTCAGCACATGCAATTCCTTTTGTAATTCTTATTATTTTTGCACCCTAATGCTATATCTCAATGGATCCATCAAGATGATATTCTGTACTCGAAGTGAACACATTATGATAATCTctgccatatatatatatatatatatatatatatggggacatacacacatatatccTCTAAACTATGTTATGATATTTATGACTATCAATAACTCAAATGTCCTAGTGTTTTCCCCTTGCAGAAGCAAATTTGCTTTTTTTGGAGTCCCCAGTTGGAGTTGGATTCTCTTACACCAATACTTCCTCTGATCTGACAAAACTAGATGATGGTTTTGCAGGTAATCGATTTTccagtttttttttcaagatgCCTTATATGTTTGTATGCAGTTAAAATTTGATGGTGTACAATCGAACTTACTTTTTTCCCCCTCCGGTTATGACCTTTGTAGCTGAGGATGCTTATAGTTTTTTGGTGAATTGGTTAAGAAGGTTTCCACAGTACCAAGCTCATGACTTCTATATAGCAGGAGAGAGCTATGCAGGTAAGGCAAAATCCTAGTCTCACTGTAACAACCAACACTCTAATCTTGCTTCACTGCTAAGTTAATCATCCTATGTTAGATTTTGCAATTAATTGATGGATCATGGAAGATTATTGTAGTTCAGCAAAAAGAAATTTGAAAAATGTCAGAATTTGAGAATATTAAGAAGAGATAAACTATCAAACGATGTAATAAAAATTTGTTTtattcaataaatttttttttcaaatgtcaTAAAATGTAGTCTTCTATCAAGTTGGgacaaaataatcaaaataactgAGTAGAAAagagatccattgaagaattaCTTGGCTATACAGAGAATTTTGTGACAAGAGTAGGGCCATTTAACGGCCCAGTCAAAGAAGCTAAGAGGACCAAGTGAATCTCATTTTCTTTTAGCTAGATTTCTCTTTATCCTTTGGGCTGACGCTTATGGAGCTGCGCATATCAGACCTTCTTGTAGAAGAAAAACAGCACAAAAACTAATCAAGAAAAGTGTATTCTTGATGAAGAACAATGGAGAAATGAGGCTAGGATGTTACTACTTGAAAATGGACTCAAATTTCATTGATTCAAGTGCAAGGTCCGACgtgccggtaccggtcggcgtaccggtggccggccggaccggtacggtaccggtccgtaccgcgagccaaacatttttattttttttaaaatattgtctctgttggatcttaaattaagtgaagattgatattttttattgcttttttcatgatttttgatgtttttatatttaaatttagggttcaaatttgaaacatagatgatgcatgttatgttttcctcccattccaaatgataaaatgatacccataaaatatcttcaaattaagatacaatcatttacatacatttaaagtactctaggatatctaaaatcgggacgagtgccgatggctctcgtagatatccggatcataagtataatcaggaggaggcaaatcaacccaatcagaaggaacgcgcgccaggttataagaactgtcggatctctcgctcacgctctggctctgagaggtgtccttTGATTGTGTAGGGGCCCATCCAAATATGGCGGAAGCAAAATCTAATGCATCATATCCATATTCGTCAAGCTGAGGCTGTGGATAATAGAATCTGTATCCGTATGTTGTCGGATCTGCAGTCG encodes the following:
- the LOC103715772 gene encoding beta-glucosidase-like SFR2, chloroplastic isoform X3; translation: MELKGKQQPVDALMASATGDGGSQQVSLATDEPKKTAKRETRRPIKIAMEAMIRGFEKYSDGEEGEHRSSPECSHTVAAWHNVPHPQERLRFWSDPDTELKLAKDTGISVFRMGIDWARIMRKEPVEGLRDSVNFAALERYRWIIERVRFYGMKVMLTLFHHSLPPWAGEYGGWKLEKTVDYFMDFTRLVVDRVSDLVDYWVIFNESHVFVMLTYCAGAWPGGHPDMIEVAMSALPTGVFNQALHWMAVAHSKAYDYIHGESKSSQKPIVGVAHHVSFTRPYGLFDVAAVALANSLTLFPYVDSISDKLDFIGINYYGQEVISGPGLKLVDNDEYSESGRGVYPDGLYRILLQFHERYKHLNLPFIITENGISDGTDLIRRPYLLEHLLAVYAATIMGVPVLGYLFWTTSDNWEWADGYGPKFGLAAVDRANDLARKPRPSYYLFSKVVKTGQVTKLDRVQSWRELQQASLAKRTRPFYRAVDKHGRMYAGGLDEPIHRPYIQRDWRFGHYEMDGLQDPFSRMSRLFNAPFSHKKRVHQSEDDDMVLQPVGL
- the LOC103715772 gene encoding beta-glucosidase-like SFR2, chloroplastic isoform X1 → MALGALLVAATKLAGVLVTVTVAANAFSFARYRRRHLRPFRSPIDESADVLAAFNVHPDSAEEENGFFFGLATAPAHVEDRLDDAWLQFAEQQPCGDMELKGKQQPVDALMASATGDGGSQQVSLATDEPKKTAKRETRRPIKIAMEAMIRGFEKYSDGEEGEHRSSPECSHTVAAWHNVPHPQERLRFWSDPDTELKLAKDTGISVFRMGIDWARIMRKEPVEGLRDSVNFAALERYRWIIERVRFYGMKVMLTLFHHSLPPWAGEYGGWKLEKTVDYFMDFTRLVVDRVSDLVDYWVIFNESHVFVMLTYCAGAWPGGHPDMIEVAMSALPTGVFNQALHWMAVAHSKAYDYIHGESKSSQKPIVGVAHHVSFTRPYGLFDVAAVALANSLTLFPYVDSISDKLDFIGINYYGQEVISGPGLKLVDNDEYSESGRGVYPDGLYRILLQFHERYKHLNLPFIITENGISDGTDLIRRPYLLEHLLAVYAATIMGVPVLGYLFWTTSDNWEWADGYGPKFGLAAVDRANDLARKPRPSYYLFSKVVKTGQVTKLDRVQSWRELQQASLAKRTRPFYRAVDKHGRMYAGGLDEPIHRPYIQRDWRFGHYEMDGLQDPFSRMSRLFNAPFSHKKRVHQSEDDDMVLQPVGL
- the LOC103715772 gene encoding beta-glucosidase-like SFR2, chloroplastic isoform X2, which encodes MALGALLVAATKLAGVLVTVTVAANAFSFARYRRRHLRPFRSPIDESADVLAAFNVHPDSEEENGFFFGLATAPAHVEDRLDDAWLQFAEQQPCGDMELKGKQQPVDALMASATGDGGSQQVSLATDEPKKTAKRETRRPIKIAMEAMIRGFEKYSDGEEGEHRSSPECSHTVAAWHNVPHPQERLRFWSDPDTELKLAKDTGISVFRMGIDWARIMRKEPVEGLRDSVNFAALERYRWIIERVRFYGMKVMLTLFHHSLPPWAGEYGGWKLEKTVDYFMDFTRLVVDRVSDLVDYWVIFNESHVFVMLTYCAGAWPGGHPDMIEVAMSALPTGVFNQALHWMAVAHSKAYDYIHGESKSSQKPIVGVAHHVSFTRPYGLFDVAAVALANSLTLFPYVDSISDKLDFIGINYYGQEVISGPGLKLVDNDEYSESGRGVYPDGLYRILLQFHERYKHLNLPFIITENGISDGTDLIRRPYLLEHLLAVYAATIMGVPVLGYLFWTTSDNWEWADGYGPKFGLAAVDRANDLARKPRPSYYLFSKVVKTGQVTKLDRVQSWRELQQASLAKRTRPFYRAVDKHGRMYAGGLDEPIHRPYIQRDWRFGHYEMDGLQDPFSRMSRLFNAPFSHKKRVHQSEDDDMVLQPVGL
- the LOC103715772 gene encoding beta-glucosidase-like SFR2, chloroplastic isoform X4; the encoded protein is MALGALLVAATKLAGVLVTVTVAANAFSFARYRRRHLRPFRSPIDESADVLAAFNVHPDSAEEENGFFFGLATAPAHVEDRLDDAWLQFAEQQPCGDMELKGKQQPVDALMASATGDGGSQQVSLATDEPKKTAKRETRRPIKIAMEAMIRGFEKYSDGEEGEHRSSPECSHTVAAWHNVPHPQERLRFWSDPDTELKLAKDTGISVFRMGIDWARIMRKEPVEGLRDSVNFAALERYRWIIERVRFYGMKVMLTLFHHSLPPWAGEYGGWKLEKTVDYFMDFTRLVVDRVSDLVDYWVIFNESHVFVMLTYCAGAWPGGHPDMIEVAMSALPTGVFNQALHWMAVAHSKAYDYIHGESKSSQKPIVGVAHHVSFTRPYGLFDVAAVALANSLTLFPYVDSISDKLDFIGINYYGQEVISGPGLKLVDNDEYSESGRGVYPDGLYRILLQFHERYKHLNLPFIITENGISDGTDLIRRPYLLEHLLAVYAATIMGVPVLGYLFWTTSDNWEWADGYGPKFGLAAVDRANDLARKPRPSYYLFSKLYFRW